The following coding sequences lie in one Pristiophorus japonicus isolate sPriJap1 unplaced genomic scaffold, sPriJap1.hap1 HAP1_SCAFFOLD_244, whole genome shotgun sequence genomic window:
- the LOC139245859 gene encoding probable G-protein coupled receptor 139, with product MEYPLILQVEDIYYPVLVAVGVPVNLMAIVILSRGKCGLSKCITRYLVGMACADLLVIISDPILRQIRLIYFPYSFLNITPVFSLIEVMFFSSTMVSVWLTVAFTFDRFVAICCEKLKTKYCTERTAAAIIGTVSVLSCLECAPWYFKSVPYYIIDNVSWGCQLKPIYYTSIAWTAFVLFHRILTPCVPFFLVLLLNVLTVRRILAASRVRRELRGCSNGENHKDIEMLNRRKSIALLFSITGSFILLWATQVVFYIYQRITHNYPSSFTDPLYTTESVAGFLQILSSCTNMCIYVLTQTTFREELQNVVKYPINLILRLVKP from the exons ATGGAGTATCCATTAATCCTTCAGGTGGAAGATATTTATTATCCTGTTCTTGTAGCTGTTGGCGTTCCTG TTAACTtgatggcgattgtgatcctgtcccgtggaaagtgcggtctctccaaatgtatcactcgctacctggtaggAATGGCATGCgccgatctcctggtcattatatcTGATCCAATATTAAGGCAGATCCGTCTGATTTATTTCCCATATTCATTCCTGAACATTACTCCCGTTTTCAGTCTCATTGAAGTCATGTTTTTTTCTAGCACGATGGTTTCTGTCTGGTTAACAGTCGCTTTCACTTTTgaccgatttgtggccatttgttgtgagaagctgaaaacaaaatactgcaccgAGAGAACAGCGGCTGCGATTATCGGAACAGTGAGTGTGCTGAGCTGTTTAGAGTGTGCCCCCTGGTATTTTAAAAGTGTACCTTACTATATAATTGATAATGTATCCTGGGGTTGTCAGCTTAAACCGATCTACTATACGTCCATCGCATGGACCGCATTTGTCTTGTTTCACCGCATTTTAACACCTTGCGTTCCATTCTTTCTAGTTTTGCTGCTCAATGTTCTGACGGTCAGACGTATTTTAGCGGCCAGTAGAGTCCGCAGGGAACTCCGGGGCTGCAGCAATGGAGAGAATCACAAGGATATAGAGATGTTGAACCGCAGGAAATCCATCGCTTTACTCTTCAGTATAACCGGGAGTTTTATCCTGTTGTGGGCGACACAGGTTGTATTTTACATTTACCAGCGAATTACACATAATTATCCTTCCTCCTTCACTGATCCTCTTTATACCACAGAAAGCGTGGCAGGGTTTCTTCAGATTCTCAGTTCCTGCACCAACATGTGTATTTATGTGCTGACACAAACTACATTCAGAGAGGAGCTGCAGAACGTGGTGAAATATCCAATCAATCTAATTCTTAGATTAGTGAAACCATAG